Proteins encoded in a region of the Benincasa hispida cultivar B227 chromosome 2, ASM972705v1, whole genome shotgun sequence genome:
- the LOC120070565 gene encoding pentatricopeptide repeat-containing protein At5g56310 — MRWSLSLLCKSSPSFAKPTIFTAPLAFTSLLSNCRHPLHLYQIHGFMLHRALDQDNLFLSRFIDACSSLDLSSYAFSVFSNKTHPDLRLYNTAIKALSQTSSPLNAISLYTRIQIDGLRPDSYSIPFVLKAVVQLSAVEVGRQIHTQTVSSALDMDVNVVASLIRMYSSCGFVSDARKLFDFAGFKDVALWNAMVAGYVKVGQLKRARKVFDEMPQRNVISWTALIAGYVQTNRPDEAIELFRKMQLQEVEPDEIAMLAVLSACADLGALELGEWIHNYIEKHGLCRTVPLYNALIDMYAKSGNIRRALEVFENMKQKSVITWSTMIAALALHGLGGEAIDMFHSMEKAKVRPNEITFIAILSACSHVGMVDVGRYCFDRMQSMYKILPKIEHYGCMIDLLARAGYLQEAQKLLHDMPFEANAAIWGSLLAASNTHRDAGLAEQALRHLAKLEPENSGNYTLLSNTYAALGRWNESGMVRKVMRNAGVKKAPGGSFIEINNRVYEFMAGDESDPQLDGIYQVLCKLILHLKMARSYQEEIGMG; from the exons ATGCGTTGGTCTCTCTCCCTCCTCTGCAAATCGTCTCCTTCCTTCGCTAAACCCACCATTTTCACAGCCCCTCTTGCATTCACTTCCCTTCTAAGCAACTGCCGCCACCCTCTTCACCTTTATCAAATCCATGGCTTCATGTTGCACAGAGCTCTCGATCAGGACAATCTCTTTCTCAGCCGATTCATCGACGCTTGTTCCTCTCTTGACCTTTCTTCATACGCCTTTTCCGTCTTCTCAAACAAAACCCACCCAGATCTTCGTCTCTACAACACCGCAATCAAAGCCCTTTCTCAGACCTCCTCTCCCCTTAATGCCATTTCACTTTACACCAGGATTCAGATTGATGGATTGCGCCCTGATTCCTACTCTATTCCATTTGTTTTGAAGGCTGTTGTTCAGTTATCCGCCGTTGAAGTTGGGCGGCAGATTCATACCCAGACGGTTTCTTCAGCTTTGGATATGGATGTGAATGTTGTCGCTTCTTTGATTCGAATGTATTCTTCTTGTGGGTTTGTTTCTGATGCTCGTAAGCTGTTTGATTTTGCTGGTTTTAAGGATGTGGCTTTGTGGAATGCTATGGTTGCTGGGTATGTTAAAGTTGGACAACTTAAGAGGGCGCGTAAAGTGTTCGACGAAATGCCTCAAAGGAATGTGATATCTTGGACTGCTTTGATTGCTGGGTATGTACAGACCAATAGGCCCGATGAAGCGATTGAGCTGTTCAGGAAGATGCAGCTTCAGGAAGTGGAGCCTGATGAAATTGCAATGTTGGCTGTGCTCTCAGCTTGTGCTGATCTGGGAGCTCTCGAGCTTGGGGAGTGGATCCATAACTATATTGAAAAGCATGGTTTGTGTAGGACTGTTCCATTATACAACGCCCTTATAGATATGTATGCAAAATCAGGCAACATAAGAAGAGCACTGGAAGTTTTTGAGAATATGAAGCAGAAAAGTGTCATAACTTGGTCCACCATGATTGCTGCCTTGGCTCTTCACGGGCTTGGAGGAGAAGCCATTGACATGTTCCATAGTATGGAGAAGGCAAAAGTTAGGCCGAATGAAATAACTTTCATAGCAATTCTATCTGCTTGCAGCCATGTTGGGATGGTGGATGTGGGTCGTTATTGTTTTGATCGAATGCAGTCAATGTACAAAATTTTGCCAAAAATTGAGCACTATGGCTGTATGATTGATCTGCTGGCTCGTGCTGGTTATCTTCAAGAGGCACAGAAACTGCTTCACGATATGCCATTTGAAGCAAACGCAGCAATATGGGGGTCTCTTCTTGCTGCTTCCAATACACATAGGGATGCTGGGCTCGCAGAGCAGGCTTTGAGGCATCTTGCTAAGCTAGAGCCTGAAAATAGTGGGAATTATACACTTTTATCCAATACATATGCTGCTTTAGGAAGGTGGAATGAATCTGGGATGGTGAGGAAGGTGATGAGAAATGCAGGTGTGAAAAAGGCTCCAGGtggaagctttattgaaattaataacaGAGTGTATGAATTCATGGCTGGAGATGAGTCAGATCCTCAGTTAGATGGGATTTATCAAGTATTATGCAAGCTAATTCTGCACTTGAAAATGGCCAGGTCGTATCAGGAGGAAATAGGAATGGG GTGA